Proteins co-encoded in one Bremerella sp. TYQ1 genomic window:
- a CDS encoding four-helix bundle copper-binding protein, translated as MSHEKYAECIQACIECAKACEHCADSCLSESDVTKMAECIRTDRDCSQICWTAAALMSRDSQFAAELCRLCAEICESCADECEKHDMDHCQACAKACRRCADACQKMAGAHA; from the coding sequence ATGTCACACGAAAAATACGCGGAATGCATCCAAGCTTGTATCGAATGTGCTAAAGCATGCGAACATTGCGCTGACAGCTGCCTAAGTGAGTCGGATGTGACCAAGATGGCTGAGTGCATTCGCACTGATCGCGACTGTTCGCAAATCTGCTGGACTGCGGCTGCGTTGATGAGTCGCGACTCGCAGTTTGCCGCGGAACTATGTCGACTTTGCGCTGAAATATGTGAATCGTGTGCGGACGAGTGTGAGAAACACGACATGGATCATTGTCAGGCCTGTGCGAAGGCATGTCGTCGCTGTGCAGACGCATGTCAAAAAATGGCCGGAGCTCACGCATAA